Proteins encoded in a region of the Podarcis muralis chromosome 6, rPodMur119.hap1.1, whole genome shotgun sequence genome:
- the LOC144327944 gene encoding endogenous retrovirus group PABLB member 1 Env polyprotein-like, whose amino-acid sequence MCMHIPPQSKRSGILLHGIPINASYKISNNMKDNRISLPPVSLSLVELAPYCFHFNHNSKKFLGHYPYCNWTYEYINGSSCFLNVTTMSGRPKVLINNVTTYMTYEQQAACRDFYVWFDWMRKSSRTTCLLQSDLWLFCGTHAYKEIPSAFSGTCTLGIVVPLVYKIDKLPAVRLRNRREVQSPISQYTGTAISRSLLPSLGAAMNYRDLHKLANWTENLFNSTILALKMINKEISEIRNVVLQHHYALDVILASKGGICALIYSHCCMYITDQSTNISATIDHMEQMIAHNPLNPPEVFDPWEWLSSWLPNGVWLRKVLLIVIACIVGFIMVCCCIQCIPSLISQCTAWWYRPRPTTGVTRGIYVAKCRRLGNEVYDLD is encoded by the coding sequence ATGTGTATGCATATCCCTCCTCAATCAAAAAGATCTGGCATTTTATTACATGGTATTCCTATAAATGCTTCATATAAGATTAGCAATAATATGAAAGACAATCGCATAAGTTTACCTCCTGTATCTCTATCGCTTGTAGAATTAGCTccgtattgttttcattttaatcacAATAGCAAAAAATTTTTAGGTCATTATCCATATTGTAATTGGACATATGAATACATTAATggatcttcttgttttcttaatgtTACAACCATGAGTGGCAGACCAAAGGTTTTAATTAATAATGTTACAACTTACATGACCTATGAACAACAAGCTGCGTGTAGAGACTTTTATGTTTGGTTCGACTGGATGAGAAAGAGCAGCAGAACTACATGTTTGCTTCAATCTGACTTATGGTTATTTTGTGGCACACATGCCTACAAAGAAATCCCCTCTGCCTTTTCTGGTACCTGCACGTTAGGTATAGTAGTACCCTTGGTGTATAAAATAGATAAGCTCCCAGCGGTTCGTTTGCGTAACAGAAGGGAAGTACAATCACCTATTTCTCAATATACAGGGACAGCCATCTCTAGGTCCCTTCTGCCTTCTTTAGGTGCAGCCATGAATTACCGTGATTTACATAAATTGGCAAACTGGACAGAAAATTTGTTTAATTCCACCATTttggctttaaaaatgattaacaaAGAAATATCAGAAATAAGAAATGTAGTTCTTCAACATCATTACGCTTTAGATGTGATCCTTGCTTCTAAAGGTGGAATTTGTGCCTTAATTTATTCTCATTGCTGCATGTATATAACTGATCAATCGACCAATATCTCTGCTACTATTGATCATATGGAACAAATGATAGCCCATAATCCTTTGAATCCACCTGAAGTTTTTGATCCATGGGAGTGGTTGTCTTCTTGGTTACCCAATGGAGTATGGTTAAGAAAAGTATTATTGATTGTAATTGCATGTATTGTTGGTTTTATTATGGTGTGTTGTTGCATTCAATGCATACCCTCTTTGATTTCCCAATGCACTGCATGGTGGTACCGACCACGGCCCACCACAGGGGTTACAAGAGGAATTTATGTTGCAAAGTGTAGACGCTTAGGCAATGAAGTGTACGATTTGGACTAA